tcattctaatatgctgatttggtgatcaagaaacatttcttatcaatattcaaaacagttgtgttgcttaatatttgtggaaaactatttttcaggattatttgatgaatagaaaatacagaagaacagcttttatttgttaatgtgcccttgttgaataaaactattaatttcttttttttttttaaatcttctgGACCACACTCAAAACCCTAAAAGAACAGTGTCTCTTTAATCTAAGCCCACAAAAGCCCCGTATCTCATTTAATCCCCCCCTTGTCTTCATCTCCTCTTTCACCTACCCTTTTCATTTGGCTTGTGTCCTGTCACTTTTCTCACACTTTTTATAACTGCCTTAGAAGTTATAAGAAAAAGACgtaaaacaaaaaatagaaataaaattaaaaagctGAATATATAGCCCACTCTTAGTTTATCAATGCTATAAAATGTCACTCTATTTACAATAGAACCATATTTACATATCTATTTACAAACCTTTCATATAGTTttatcaaaacattttagtccagttttacatttaaattgctTTTTTAAAAGTCCTTCAGACACTAGataacacatactgtatatgtaaaGCAGTTTTTCCTAGCCCAGGACAAATCCTACTTGCTTACCAAATGAAGGATGTTTCCTTCTAACCAATGTGTCCAGCCTCTGccctctttctctcctctctgCACGCAGACCAATTTATCACCGTCCCAGTCCACTGTGGTCTGAAACATATGGAGAACATTATCCTTTAGCGCCACACATGCCACACTCTTTTGTCTGGTGGTTGTTACTTTTAAAGGGGCCCAGGTTTCTCACAAATATACTACAAATGGGCTTACTATaaagtaaataatataaaaataacgaGTGAAAATTAAAGAATCCCACAGACCTGGCACTTTCGCCCATCGACTGCTCCCAGGTCCTCAGTGAACTCCTGTCCCAAAGTGAAGTCCATGTCGAAGTTCTTAAAGGTGGTGACTGTCTTTATCTTCATTTTGCCAGTGTTCACATCATGTTCAATATGTTTGCTGGGTTTCAGAATGCAAACGACTTTCCTTAATGCATAATTAACATCTGATGAGAAGAGAAAGAGATAagcatattgattttttttttaaaggcaatTCT
The sequence above is drawn from the Megalobrama amblycephala isolate DHTTF-2021 linkage group LG13, ASM1881202v1, whole genome shotgun sequence genome and encodes:
- the rbp5 gene encoding retinol-binding protein 5 — protein: MSKPNYTGIYHMVSQNNFEEYLAALDVNYALRKVVCILKPSKHIEHDVNTGKMKIKTVTTFKNFDMDFTLGQEFTEDLGAVDGRKCQTTVDWDGDKLVCVQRGEKEGRGWTHWLEGNILHLEMRAQGVTAKQVFKKAE